One window of the Populus trichocarpa isolate Nisqually-1 chromosome 9, P.trichocarpa_v4.1, whole genome shotgun sequence genome contains the following:
- the LOC7475014 gene encoding NAC domain-containing protein 71, translating into MQGEHDSSNIEPPPGYRFCPTDVELACFYLYRKVNGLPLPNTVKDCNLYGDHEPWEIWEAFEGSELSNKDDLFFLTQLKNRSAKDSRSKRRVGRNGGTWKGDKKIGTFTFDTITWTRKRLSYQNPNSKKNDRCNYVHCLVRKKVTKRTDGTNVSHNHNAIEKSQRCDRPFALEEHHQAKRLKLDLAQPHQLICNYNQQTEAIPTGGMSAFATSHRRKVKVTP; encoded by the exons ATGCAAGGAGAACATGATTCTTCCAATATCGAACCACCTCCGGGATACAGGTTCTGCCCCACCGATGTTGAACTTGCTTGTTTCTACCTCTACAGGAAAGTTAATGGACTTCCATTGCCTAACACGGTCAAAGATTGCAATCTTTATGGTGATCACGAACCTTGGGAGATTTGGGAGGCTTTTGAAGGATCCGAGTTGTCGAACAAGgatgatcttttctttttaactcaACTTAAAAACAGGAGTGCTAAGGATTCCAGGAGCAAACGCCGAGTTGGACGTAATGGGGGTACATGGAAAGGTGACAAGAAGATTGGCACATTCACTTTTGATACGATTACTTGGACAAGGAAGAGATTAAGTTATCAGAATCCCAACTCAAAGAAGAATGATCGATG CAACTATGTCCACTGCCTAGTTAGAAAGAAAGTGACCAAGAGAACTGATGGGACAAACGTTAGTCACAATCACAATGCCATTGAGAAAAGTCAGAGATGTGACCGGCCTTTTGCCCTCGAGGAACACCATCAAGCCAAGCGTTTGAAGTTGGATCTAGCACAGCCTCATCAGCTGATATGCAATTATAACCAGCAAACTGAAGCCATCCCAACTGGTGGTATGTCAGCGTTCGCAACTTCGCACAGACGGAAAGTCAAGGTAACGCCATAG
- the LOC18109200 gene encoding protein PSY3 yields the protein MRDSLLYKRGALSACHLERQKMAFGVRLCLCLLLVFAVISSARNTISFSDNELALAVKGRSLKMTLNDYGEPMANRGHDPSQRNKNRGGRKG from the exons ATGCGAGATTCATTGCTCTATAAAAGGGGAGCGTTGTCTGCTTGCCATTTAGAGAGACAAAAGATGGCATTTGGAGTTCGCTTGTGTTTGTGTCTCTTGCTTGTCTTTGCTGTAATATCTTCGGCTCGTAACACCATTTCCTTCTCAG ACAATGAATTGGCCTTAGCTGTGAAGGGCAGGTCCTTGAAGATGACACTGAACGATTACGGTGAACCAATGGCAAACCGTGGGCACGATCCTTCACAAAGAAACAAGAACCGGGGTGGCCGTAAAGGCTGA
- the LOC7475012 gene encoding PHD finger-like domain-containing protein 5A produces MAKHHPDLIMCRKQPGIAIGRLCEKCDGKCVICDSYVRPCTLVRVCDECNYGSFQGRCVICGGVGISDAYYCKECTQQEKDRDGCPKIVNLGSAKTDLFYERKKYGFKKR; encoded by the coding sequence ATGGCGAAGCATCATCCTGATTTGATTATGTGCCGGAAGCAGCCAGGAATTGCTATTGGACGCCTTTGCGAGAAGTGCGATGGAAAATGTGTAATCTGCGACTCCTATGTGCGTCCTTGCACACTTGTGCGAGTATGTGATGAGTGCAACTATGGATCCTTCCAAGGCCGGTGTGTTATTTGTGGAGGAGTGGGAATCTCAGATGCCTACTATTGCAAAGAGTGCACTCAACAGGAGAAGGATAGGGATGGGTGTCCAAAAATTGTTAATTTAGGGAGTGCCAAAACAGATCTGTTCTATGAACGTAAGAAATATGGTTTTAAGAAACGATGA
- the LOC7475011 gene encoding PHD finger-like domain-containing protein 5A: MAKHHPDLIMCRKQPGIAIGRVCEKDDGKCVICDSLVRPCTLVRICDECNYGSFQGRCVICGGVGISDAYYCKECTQLEKDRDGCPKIVNLGSAKTDLFYERKKYGFKKR; encoded by the coding sequence ATGGCAAAGCATCATCCAGATTTGATTATGTGTCGGAAGCAGCCAGGAATTGCCATTGGAAGAgtttgtgagaaagatgatgggAAATGTGTCATCTGCGACTCCCTGGTGCGTCCCTGCACACTTGTGCGAATTTGTGATGAGTGCAATTATGGATCCTTCCAAGGTCGATGTGTTATTTGTGGAGGAGTGGGAATCTCTGATGCTTACTATTGCAAAGAGTGCACACAGCTGGAGAAAGATAGGGATGGATGTCCAAAAATCGTTAATTTAGGGAGTGCGAAGACAGATCTGTTTTATGAACGTAAGAAATATGGTTTTAAGAAAAGATGA
- the LOC7454862 gene encoding sm-like protein LSM5 isoform X1, with protein MANTNPSQLLPSELIDRCIGSKIWVIMKGDKELVGTLRGFDVYVNMVLEDVTEYEITAEGRRITKLDQILLNGNNIAIDLEWFRYGMRYGEPREMRNRLNT; from the exons ATGGCCAACACCAATCCCTCACAGCTCCTTCCGTCAG aGCTCATAGACAGGTGCATAGGGTCGAAAATATGGGTCATAATGAAAGGAGACAAGGAGCTTGTTGGTACTCTCAGGGGTTTTGACGTCTATGTCAACATGGTCCTTGAAGACGTTACTGAATA TGAAATTACAGCTGAAGGGCGACGCATAACCAAGCTTGATCAGATATTGCTGAATGGAAATAACATTGCCATT GACCTAGAATGGTTCAGATATGGCATGAGATACGGTGAGCCAAGGGAAATGAGAAATAGGTTGAATACTTGA
- the LOC7454862 gene encoding sm-like protein LSM5 isoform X3: MANTNPSQLLPSELIDRCIGSKIWVIMKGDKELVGTLRGFDVYVNMVLEDVTEYEITAEGRRITKLDQILLNGNNIAIIYY, from the exons ATGGCCAACACCAATCCCTCACAGCTCCTTCCGTCAG aGCTCATAGACAGGTGCATAGGGTCGAAAATATGGGTCATAATGAAAGGAGACAAGGAGCTTGTTGGTACTCTCAGGGGTTTTGACGTCTATGTCAACATGGTCCTTGAAGACGTTACTGAATA TGAAATTACAGCTGAAGGGCGACGCATAACCAAGCTTGATCAGATATTGCTGAATGGAAATAACATTGCCATT ATATACTACTAG
- the LOC7454862 gene encoding sm-like protein LSM5 isoform X2 — protein MANTNPSQLLPSELIDRCIGSKIWVIMKGDKELVGTLRGFDVYVNMVLEDVTEYEITAEGRRITKLDQILLNGNNIAILVPGGSPDPE, from the exons ATGGCCAACACCAATCCCTCACAGCTCCTTCCGTCAG aGCTCATAGACAGGTGCATAGGGTCGAAAATATGGGTCATAATGAAAGGAGACAAGGAGCTTGTTGGTACTCTCAGGGGTTTTGACGTCTATGTCAACATGGTCCTTGAAGACGTTACTGAATA TGAAATTACAGCTGAAGGGCGACGCATAACCAAGCTTGATCAGATATTGCTGAATGGAAATAACATTGCCATT CTCGTTCCTGGTGGTTCCCCTGATCCAGAATGA